TAAATTTCCATGTCATGACCGAATCTGGTCGCAATAAACCGGCAATAATTTTAAGTAACGTTGTTTTGCCACTGCCATTAGCACCGCGCAATAACACACAAGTACCACGGTGTGCTGCTATTGTTTTTACTGATAAAATTTTCCGCCCGTTATATGATTTTTTCAATCCACGGATAGACAGCAGTGCTTCGCTCATTTGCCACCACCTTGCACAACTGCCAGCAAAGCGCTTGTGCCGAGTGCCAATATTATCAATACCAACCCCAACGCAATACCTTCGGCAAAAGCACCTTTACCCGTTTCTAGTGCGATAGCAGTGGTAATGTTACGGGTATGGTGGGCAATGTTACCGCCAACCATCAAAGCGCAACCAACTTCAGAAATTATGCGACCAAATCCTGCAAGCAATGCCGCCACTAAACCAAATCGGGCTTCACGCAAATCAATTAAAGCTGCTTGAAACCGCCCTGCTCCCAACGTAAATGCTGTTTCGCGAGCACGTGGGTCGTTTTTTTGCAACGCTGATAAGGCAAAGACAGCCAATACCGGAAAAGCGATAAGCATCTGCCCTACCGCCATCGCTTCGGGCGTGAATAACAATTGCCATGCGCCCAACGGTCCTTGACGAGAAAATAACATATACAGAAGCAAACCAATCACCACCGTTGGAAAAGATAGAAATCCCTGCAATAACGCAATGCAAAGGCGGCGTCCGATAAAATTGCTGACGGCGAGCACGTATGCTAGTAACAGCGCAAGCGGTGAGGCCGCCAAAAGCGCCAATACAGACACCCGCAACGATGTGAAAATAATCTCCCA
This region of Candidatus Persebacteraceae bacterium Df01 genomic DNA includes:
- a CDS encoding ABC transporter permease; protein product: MSIADATADALSLLFIGDDALWEIIFTSLRVSVLALLAASPLALLLAYVLAVSNFIGRRLCIALLQGFLSFPTVVIGLLLYMLFSRQGPLGAWQLLFTPEAMAVGQMLIAFPVLAVFALSALQKNDPRARETAFTLGAGRFQAALIDLREARFGLVAALLAGFGRIISEVGCALMVGGNIAHHTRNITTAIALETGKGAFAEGIALGLVLIILALGTSALLAVVQGGGK